In the genome of Rhizobium rhizogenes, one region contains:
- a CDS encoding ubiquinol-cytochrome C chaperone family protein, with amino-acid sequence MIFGLFKKKNNNRAIVDRQYETLTAAARTPAFYLDLGVPDTVMGRFEMLSVIMILYFRRTKSSGVSGQEIAQEIVDAFFQDIDHSIRELGIGDQGVPKRMKKFAGMFYGRLESYAAALDASDAVALAAALRRNIYPQTDETAPALDGLAGWMMEASLALSACSEETIATGSLTLPLPGR; translated from the coding sequence ATGATATTCGGGCTGTTCAAGAAGAAAAACAACAATCGCGCCATAGTCGACAGGCAATACGAGACCTTGACGGCTGCTGCCCGCACGCCGGCCTTTTATCTCGATCTTGGCGTTCCCGATACCGTGATGGGCCGCTTCGAGATGTTGTCGGTCATCATGATTCTCTATTTCCGCCGTACCAAGTCCTCCGGCGTCAGCGGCCAGGAGATCGCACAGGAGATCGTCGACGCCTTTTTTCAGGATATCGATCATTCCATCCGTGAGCTCGGCATCGGTGACCAGGGCGTGCCGAAACGCATGAAGAAATTCGCCGGCATGTTCTATGGACGACTCGAATCCTATGCGGCGGCGCTGGATGCGTCGGACGCCGTTGCCCTTGCTGCAGCGCTCCGGCGCAATATATATCCGCAGACAGACGAGACCGCACCGGCGCTGGACGGGCTGGCGGGCTGGATGATGGAAGCCTCCCTGGCCCTTTCCGCCTGCTCCGAAGAAACAATCGCAACCGGAAGCCTGACGCTGCCCTTGCCTGGACGATGA
- a CDS encoding DUF177 domain-containing protein — translation MNTRHAANDDLPFSYPVKVGHISANPVRIGLEADAEELKALAKFWDVLSVDYLKAELQVSRWKKDGLKIKGEVHAAVTQSCVVTLEPVSSRIEETLEQIFVPEGSKLARMVTNEEGEIVLDPDGPDIPDQFTGDSIDVGAVVVEFAALAIDPYPRKPDAEFVDTGDREREEEKRPSPFAALKDWKKD, via the coding sequence ATGAACACGCGACACGCCGCAAATGACGACCTGCCTTTTTCCTATCCCGTAAAGGTAGGCCATATTTCCGCCAATCCCGTCAGGATTGGTCTTGAGGCCGACGCCGAGGAACTGAAGGCGCTGGCGAAATTCTGGGATGTGCTTTCCGTCGATTATCTTAAGGCGGAGCTGCAGGTATCCCGCTGGAAGAAGGATGGCTTGAAGATCAAGGGTGAGGTGCATGCGGCCGTGACCCAGTCCTGCGTCGTGACGCTGGAACCGGTCTCGAGCAGGATCGAAGAGACGCTTGAGCAGATTTTCGTTCCGGAAGGTTCGAAGCTGGCGCGGATGGTCACCAATGAGGAAGGCGAGATCGTGCTCGATCCCGATGGTCCTGATATTCCCGACCAGTTCACGGGTGACAGCATCGATGTCGGCGCCGTCGTCGTGGAATTTGCCGCCCTTGCGATCGACCCCTATCCGCGCAAACCGGATGCCGAATTCGTTGATACCGGCGACAGGGAGCGCGAAGAGGAAAAGCGCCCGTCGCCTTTCGCCGCGCTGAAAGATTGGAAAAAAGACTGA
- the plsX gene encoding phosphate acyltransferase PlsX, translating to MIRIAIDVMGGDFGPDVAIPGAAKALERHNDVTFLLYGQKSKCEPILAQYPALREKSVFHDCEVSVGMDEKPSQALRRGRYVSSMWRAIEAVKLGEADVVVSAGNTGALMAMAKFCLRTMARVERPAIAGIWPTLKGESIVLDIGATIGADSQQLLDFALMGGAMARALFDIDRPTVGLLNVGVEEVKGQEEVREAGRLIREADLGTIDYRGFVEGDDIGKGTVDVVVTEGFTGNIALKAAEGTARQITTLLREAISRSFFAKIGYVLAKSAFDVLREKMDPRKVNGGVFLGLNGIVIKSHGGTDAIGFASAVDVGYDMVHNGLTAKIENDLKIYHARRLPPPAPEALVADEE from the coding sequence GTGATCAGAATTGCAATTGACGTCATGGGTGGCGATTTCGGCCCAGATGTTGCCATACCCGGTGCCGCCAAGGCGCTTGAACGGCACAACGATGTAACTTTTCTGCTCTATGGGCAGAAGAGCAAATGCGAGCCCATTCTGGCACAATATCCCGCGCTTCGGGAAAAGTCGGTCTTTCACGATTGTGAAGTCTCGGTCGGTATGGACGAAAAGCCGAGCCAGGCGCTGCGGCGCGGCCGCTATGTCTCCAGCATGTGGCGTGCCATCGAAGCCGTGAAGCTCGGCGAGGCGGATGTTGTCGTCTCTGCCGGCAATACCGGCGCGCTGATGGCCATGGCCAAATTCTGTTTGCGCACCATGGCGCGGGTGGAGCGGCCGGCCATTGCCGGCATCTGGCCGACGCTGAAAGGCGAAAGCATCGTTCTCGATATCGGCGCGACGATCGGCGCCGATTCCCAGCAGCTTCTGGATTTCGCCCTGATGGGCGGCGCCATGGCGCGTGCGCTTTTCGATATTGATCGGCCGACCGTCGGCCTGCTCAATGTCGGGGTCGAGGAGGTCAAGGGTCAGGAAGAAGTGCGGGAAGCCGGACGGCTGATCCGCGAGGCTGACCTCGGCACCATCGATTATCGCGGTTTCGTCGAAGGCGACGATATCGGCAAGGGCACGGTGGATGTGGTGGTGACCGAAGGTTTCACCGGCAACATCGCGCTGAAAGCCGCCGAAGGCACGGCGCGTCAGATCACCACGCTGCTGCGCGAGGCGATCTCCCGCAGCTTCTTCGCCAAGATCGGCTATGTTCTGGCGAAAAGCGCCTTTGATGTGCTGCGGGAGAAAATGGACCCGCGCAAGGTCAATGGCGGCGTGTTTCTCGGCCTGAACGGCATTGTCATCAAGAGCCATGGCGGCACGGATGCCATCGGTTTTGCCTCCGCCGTCGATGTCGGCTACGACATGGTTCACAACGGCTTGACCGCCAAGATTGAAAACGATCTGAAGATTTACCACGCAAGACGGCTTCCGCCCCCGGCGCCCGAAGCTCTCGTGGCTGACGAGGAATAA
- a CDS encoding beta-ketoacyl-ACP synthase III, with protein sequence MIRSIVRGFGAALPKRVMTNSEIEGVVETSDEWIVQRTGIRQRYIAGEDETTASLGEAAARAALDNAGLTPDDIDLIILATSTPDNTFPATAVNIQNRLGMTHGFAFDMQAVCSGFVYAVSTADLYIRGGMAKRVLVIGSETFSRILDWKDRTTCVLFGDGAGALVLEVGEGEGTSADRGILTAQLRSDGSHKEKLYVDGGPSTTGTVGHLRMEGREVFKHAVGMITDVIEQAFEATGTTADDLDWLVPHQANKRIIDGSAKKLNIDPEKVVITVDQHGNTSAASIPLALAVAAGDGRIKKGDLVMLEAMGGGFTWGAVLLRW encoded by the coding sequence ATGATCCGCTCTATAGTCCGTGGTTTCGGGGCAGCGCTTCCGAAGCGTGTCATGACCAACAGCGAAATCGAAGGTGTCGTCGAGACATCAGACGAATGGATCGTGCAGCGCACCGGCATCAGGCAGCGCTATATCGCCGGCGAGGATGAAACCACCGCGTCTCTCGGCGAGGCGGCGGCCCGTGCCGCGCTCGACAATGCCGGCCTGACCCCTGATGATATCGACCTCATCATTCTGGCGACGTCCACTCCGGACAACACCTTTCCGGCAACGGCAGTGAATATCCAGAATCGTCTCGGCATGACCCATGGTTTCGCCTTCGACATGCAGGCCGTCTGTTCCGGTTTCGTCTATGCCGTATCGACCGCCGATCTTTATATTCGCGGTGGCATGGCCAAGCGCGTTCTGGTCATCGGCTCCGAGACATTCTCGCGCATTCTCGACTGGAAGGACCGCACCACCTGCGTCCTGTTCGGCGATGGCGCCGGCGCGCTTGTTCTGGAAGTGGGTGAAGGCGAGGGCACCTCCGCCGATCGCGGCATCCTGACCGCGCAGCTGCGTTCCGACGGCTCGCACAAGGAAAAGCTCTATGTCGACGGCGGACCTTCCACGACAGGCACGGTTGGCCATCTGCGCATGGAAGGCCGGGAAGTCTTCAAACATGCCGTTGGCATGATTACCGACGTCATCGAACAGGCTTTCGAAGCGACAGGCACGACGGCGGATGATCTCGACTGGCTCGTTCCGCATCAGGCCAACAAGCGCATCATCGACGGCTCGGCGAAGAAGCTCAACATCGACCCGGAAAAGGTCGTGATCACCGTCGATCAGCACGGCAATACCTCGGCCGCCTCCATTCCGCTGGCGCTTGCCGTTGCCGCCGGTGACGGGCGTATCAAGAAGGGCGACCTGGTCATGCTGGAGGCCATGGGCGGCGGTTTCACCTGGGGCGCAGTGCTGCTGCGCTGGTAG
- a CDS encoding integration host factor subunit alpha codes for MAGKTVTRADLAESVFRKVGLSRTESAELVETIIDEICNAITRGEVVKLSSFATFQIREKNERIGRNPKTGEEVPISPRRVMTFKASNVLKQRILKAHTARKAKQKGQKAGA; via the coding sequence ATGGCCGGGAAGACAGTGACACGCGCAGATCTTGCAGAATCTGTGTTTCGTAAAGTCGGGCTGTCCCGCACCGAATCCGCCGAACTGGTCGAGACGATCATCGACGAAATATGTAACGCGATCACTCGCGGCGAGGTCGTCAAGCTCTCGTCCTTCGCGACTTTCCAGATCAGGGAAAAGAACGAGCGCATCGGCCGCAACCCGAAGACGGGTGAGGAAGTTCCGATTTCGCCGCGCCGCGTCATGACCTTCAAGGCGTCAAACGTGCTGAAGCAGCGCATCCTGAAGGCGCATACGGCCCGCAAGGCCAAGCAGAAGGGCCAGAAGGCCGGGGCATAA
- a CDS encoding MerR family transcriptional regulator, with the protein MDKSPDAFRTISEVADELNLPQHVLRFWETRFPQIKPMKRGGGRRYYRPDDIDLLKGIRHLLYDHGYTIKGVQKLLKANGNRFVAAIASGDLATMEAIMAASGEKEVAEPRVIDTDGDEVVGRPKARPSGRFFGFGGGNSDAEISVGKSGIGKDDQALLQEALFDLLECKRLLDQVR; encoded by the coding sequence TTGGACAAAAGCCCCGACGCGTTTCGGACGATCAGTGAAGTGGCGGATGAGCTGAACCTGCCGCAGCATGTGCTGCGTTTCTGGGAAACACGCTTCCCGCAGATCAAGCCGATGAAACGGGGCGGGGGCCGCCGTTATTACCGCCCTGACGACATCGATCTCCTGAAGGGCATTCGCCATCTCCTTTACGACCATGGCTACACCATCAAGGGCGTGCAGAAGCTGCTGAAAGCCAATGGCAACCGCTTCGTGGCCGCGATTGCCTCGGGTGATCTCGCGACCATGGAAGCGATCATGGCGGCGAGCGGTGAAAAGGAAGTTGCCGAGCCGCGCGTCATCGATACCGATGGGGACGAGGTTGTCGGCCGTCCGAAGGCCAGGCCGAGCGGTCGTTTTTTCGGCTTCGGCGGCGGCAACAGCGATGCGGAAATATCGGTCGGCAAGTCGGGCATCGGCAAGGACGATCAGGCGCTGTTGCAGGAAGCCCTGTTCGATCTGCTCGAATGCAAGCGCCTGCTCGATCAGGTTCGCTGA
- a CDS encoding thermonuclease family protein — MSNRKSTARRRTAKKSGGGSVWPWVLVLGVVAGGIQAYEHRDSLLPQRHVAKATSSATNSPKVATAARRDSVTPEKVASIRPASPALPGNGPVPPRPIAMPSTAQQSQVAAILPETRPSVEKISLGEKSGTFAFCGRSGLNNCVADGNTFWMKGVKMQLAGIEVPQIDRARCMEERQRGFVAKVRLRDMLNAGAFDVASSAVTGGQTTERKRLSRSGVSFADQLVREGLAHPASAKNQSWCG; from the coding sequence GTGAGCAATCGAAAATCGACAGCACGACGCCGCACGGCGAAGAAATCGGGTGGCGGAAGCGTTTGGCCCTGGGTGCTGGTGCTGGGCGTTGTTGCCGGCGGCATTCAGGCTTACGAGCACCGCGACAGTCTTCTGCCGCAGCGGCATGTTGCGAAGGCCACATCGTCGGCCACGAATTCTCCGAAAGTCGCGACCGCGGCCAGGCGCGATTCCGTCACGCCGGAGAAAGTCGCATCCATTCGCCCGGCATCGCCCGCTCTGCCCGGTAATGGCCCGGTGCCGCCACGCCCGATTGCCATGCCGTCCACGGCACAGCAGAGCCAGGTCGCCGCTATCCTGCCGGAAACGCGCCCTTCGGTCGAAAAAATCTCGCTCGGAGAAAAAAGCGGCACTTTTGCCTTCTGTGGTCGTTCCGGTCTCAACAATTGCGTGGCCGATGGCAACACCTTCTGGATGAAGGGTGTGAAAATGCAGCTTGCCGGCATCGAAGTCCCGCAGATCGACCGGGCGCGCTGCATGGAAGAGCGCCAGCGCGGTTTCGTTGCGAAGGTAAGGCTTCGCGACATGCTGAATGCCGGCGCCTTCGACGTGGCTTCTTCCGCTGTTACGGGCGGACAAACCACGGAACGCAAACGGCTTTCTCGTTCGGGCGTATCCTTTGCGGACCAGCTGGTGCGGGAAGGGCTCGCGCATCCCGCATCGGCAAAAAATCAGTCATGGTGTGGCTGA
- a CDS encoding heavy metal translocating P-type ATPase has translation MSQMEICASHQIAIDGMTCASCVGRVEKAIARVPGVLKASVNLATERADIAFSGPPDVVAVIAAVRNAGYGVDEKTIELDIEGMTCASCVGRVEKALKAVAGVSDASVNLATERATVRVAGNAVSAAGLAEAIRQAGYKASEIAADKAKGEEPDRREAELRRLKVSLAAAAILTLPVFVLEMGSHLVPAIHDFVMDTIGMRESWYLQFALTTLVLFGPGLRFFRKGIPALLRLAPDMNSLVVLGTSAAWGFSVVATFLPEILPRGTANVYYEAAAVIVTLILLGRFLEARAKGRTSEAIKRLVGLQAKSARVLRDGETIDVPLQDVQTGDVIVVRPGEKVPVDGLVLDGSSYVDESMITGEPIPVTKAAGSEVVGGTVNRNGSFTFRATKVGADTLIAQIIRMVEEAQADKLPIQALVDKVTNWFVPAVMLAALATFIVWFVFGPDPALTFALVNAVAVLIIACPCAMGLATPTSIMVGTGRAAEMGVLFRRGDALQTLRDADVIAVDKTGTLTLGKPKLVHFTTTEGFDADAVLRLVASLENRSEHPIAEAIVEAAKHGGLTLADAEGFEATPGFGVAAIVDGRRVEAGADRFMTKLGYDVAMFAGDAERLGREGQSSLYAAVDGRLAAIIAVADPVKPTTPEAIAALHALGLKVTMITGDNRRTAEAIARRLGIDEVVAEVLPDGKVEAVKRLAAGGRRVAFVGDGINDAPALAAADVGLAIGTGTDVAIESADVVLMSGDLRGVANAIALSKATIRNIGQNLFWAFAYNAALVPVAAGILYPVNGVLLSPVLAAGAMALSSVFVLTNALRLKSFHAPLADKSSGMQLAAAE, from the coding sequence ATGTCACAAATGGAGATCTGCGCGAGTCATCAGATTGCGATCGATGGCATGACATGCGCCTCCTGCGTTGGCCGGGTGGAGAAGGCCATTGCCAGAGTGCCGGGGGTTCTCAAAGCCTCGGTCAATCTCGCCACCGAACGCGCCGATATCGCCTTTTCCGGGCCGCCCGACGTCGTGGCCGTTATCGCGGCCGTGCGGAATGCCGGTTATGGCGTCGATGAGAAAACCATCGAACTCGATATTGAGGGCATGACCTGCGCCTCCTGCGTCGGGCGTGTCGAAAAGGCGCTGAAAGCGGTCGCCGGTGTTTCCGATGCGAGCGTCAATCTGGCAACGGAACGCGCCACTGTCCGCGTCGCGGGCAATGCCGTCTCCGCCGCCGGGTTGGCCGAAGCAATCAGGCAGGCCGGTTATAAGGCAAGCGAGATCGCCGCGGACAAAGCCAAGGGCGAGGAGCCGGACCGGCGCGAGGCCGAGTTGCGTCGCCTGAAAGTCAGCCTGGCCGCCGCCGCTATTCTGACGCTGCCGGTTTTCGTCCTGGAAATGGGTTCGCATCTGGTGCCCGCCATCCATGATTTTGTGATGGACACGATCGGCATGCGGGAAAGCTGGTATCTGCAATTTGCGCTGACCACGCTGGTCCTGTTCGGACCCGGCCTGCGCTTCTTCAGGAAGGGCATACCCGCCCTTCTGCGGCTGGCGCCGGACATGAATTCACTGGTGGTGCTGGGCACTTCCGCCGCATGGGGATTTTCGGTGGTCGCGACCTTCCTGCCGGAAATCCTGCCGAGAGGCACGGCCAATGTCTATTATGAGGCGGCGGCCGTTATCGTCACCCTCATTCTGCTTGGTCGTTTTCTCGAAGCGCGCGCCAAGGGGCGCACCAGCGAGGCGATAAAGCGGCTGGTCGGCCTGCAGGCCAAGTCGGCCCGCGTGCTGCGCGATGGCGAAACCATCGATGTGCCGTTGCAGGATGTGCAGACGGGCGACGTGATCGTCGTTCGTCCCGGCGAAAAGGTGCCCGTCGACGGGCTGGTGCTCGATGGTTCCTCTTATGTCGATGAATCGATGATCACGGGTGAACCGATCCCGGTAACGAAGGCGGCGGGTTCCGAAGTCGTCGGCGGCACGGTGAACCGCAACGGCTCCTTCACCTTCCGCGCCACCAAGGTGGGCGCCGATACGCTGATCGCGCAGATCATCCGCATGGTCGAGGAAGCGCAGGCCGACAAGCTGCCCATTCAGGCGCTGGTGGACAAGGTGACCAACTGGTTCGTGCCGGCGGTGATGCTCGCCGCGCTCGCCACCTTCATCGTCTGGTTCGTGTTCGGGCCGGACCCGGCCTTGACCTTCGCGCTCGTCAACGCTGTTGCAGTCCTCATCATCGCCTGTCCCTGCGCCATGGGCCTTGCCACGCCCACCTCTATCATGGTCGGCACCGGCCGTGCCGCCGAAATGGGCGTGCTGTTCCGGCGCGGCGATGCGCTCCAGACCCTGCGCGACGCCGATGTTATTGCGGTCGACAAGACCGGCACGCTGACGCTCGGCAAGCCGAAACTGGTCCATTTCACCACGACGGAGGGGTTCGACGCGGATGCGGTGCTGCGCCTCGTCGCCTCGCTTGAGAACCGTTCCGAACATCCGATCGCCGAGGCAATCGTCGAGGCTGCGAAACATGGCGGCCTGACGCTTGCCGATGCGGAGGGCTTTGAGGCCACCCCCGGTTTCGGCGTGGCGGCAATCGTGGATGGCCGCAGGGTCGAAGCGGGCGCGGATCGCTTCATGACGAAGCTCGGTTACGATGTCGCGATGTTTGCCGGTGATGCAGAGCGGCTGGGCAGGGAAGGGCAGTCGTCGCTTTATGCCGCCGTCGATGGCAGGCTGGCCGCGATCATCGCCGTTGCCGATCCGGTGAAACCAACGACGCCGGAAGCGATTGCGGCGCTGCATGCGCTTGGCCTCAAGGTCACGATGATCACGGGTGACAATCGCCGCACGGCGGAAGCCATCGCTCGCCGCCTTGGCATCGATGAGGTGGTGGCGGAAGTGCTGCCGGACGGCAAGGTCGAGGCCGTGAAGAGACTGGCGGCCGGCGGGCGACGCGTCGCCTTTGTCGGCGATGGCATCAACGATGCGCCGGCGCTCGCGGCGGCCGATGTCGGCCTTGCCATCGGCACGGGCACGGATGTTGCCATTGAAAGCGCCGATGTGGTGCTGATGTCGGGCGATCTTCGTGGCGTTGCCAATGCCATAGCGCTCTCCAAGGCGACCATCCGTAATATCGGCCAGAACCTGTTCTGGGCCTTTGCCTACAACGCCGCGCTCGTTCCCGTGGCAGCCGGAATATTGTATCCTGTCAACGGCGTTCTGCTGTCGCCTGTCCTTGCCGCCGGAGCCATGGCGCTCTCCAGCGTATTCGTCCTGACAAACGCGCTGCGCCTCAAAAGCTTCCACGCGCCGCTGGCGGACAAATCGTCCGGCATGCAGCTTGCGGCGGCCGAATAG
- a CDS encoding 2Fe-2S iron-sulfur cluster-binding protein: MTSGNTIYLPQIGRSIMAAQGETVLQAALAAGITYPHGCRMGRCGACKSHLVSGEIDLLKHTPFSLTEEEKAEGLTLACRAVPLSDVTISWLDGADEIADIPTGRFEGAVAEAVDVTHDIRLIRIRLDDRASFSFKPGQYVRLLYPDCSPRDYSIASRVDEELIEFHIRHVPGGLTSSHIVTRARAGDPVTLVGPFGSSFLREKHCGPILGIAGGSGLAPVKAVVEAALTTGQAAGRERPIHVYFGARALRDLYMVDHFEALIARHGNLSFVPVLSNEPHAQMRCGYVGNAVADDFDDLDGWKAYLAGPPAMIEATVPQLVARGMRIADIHADVFFTPDR, from the coding sequence ATGACGTCTGGCAACACAATCTATCTGCCGCAGATCGGACGCAGCATCATGGCGGCGCAAGGCGAGACCGTGCTTCAGGCCGCGCTTGCGGCAGGCATCACCTATCCGCACGGCTGCCGCATGGGCCGCTGCGGGGCCTGTAAATCGCACCTCGTTTCGGGCGAGATCGATCTTCTCAAGCACACGCCCTTTTCACTGACCGAAGAGGAAAAGGCGGAAGGTCTGACGCTTGCCTGCCGCGCCGTGCCGTTGAGCGATGTGACGATAAGCTGGCTCGACGGAGCCGATGAAATCGCCGATATTCCGACTGGCCGCTTCGAGGGCGCGGTGGCGGAGGCGGTGGATGTGACGCATGATATCAGGCTCATCCGCATCAGGCTCGATGACCGCGCGTCATTCAGCTTCAAACCGGGGCAATATGTTCGCCTGCTTTATCCGGACTGTTCGCCGCGCGACTATTCCATCGCCAGCCGGGTCGATGAGGAACTGATCGAATTCCATATCCGGCATGTGCCGGGCGGTCTGACAAGCAGCCACATTGTCACTCGCGCCAGGGCAGGTGATCCCGTCACTCTGGTGGGGCCTTTCGGCTCCTCATTCCTGCGGGAAAAACATTGTGGACCGATCCTCGGCATTGCCGGCGGTTCCGGGCTGGCGCCCGTCAAGGCGGTTGTCGAAGCGGCTCTTACGACGGGGCAAGCGGCCGGTCGGGAACGCCCGATCCATGTCTATTTCGGCGCTCGTGCCCTGCGTGATCTTTATATGGTGGATCATTTCGAGGCGCTCATCGCAAGGCACGGCAATCTGAGTTTCGTTCCGGTTCTCTCCAATGAGCCACATGCGCAGATGCGGTGCGGTTATGTCGGCAATGCGGTGGCGGATGATTTCGACGATCTCGATGGCTGGAAGGCCTATCTCGCCGGCCCGCCGGCCATGATCGAGGCCACGGTGCCGCAACTGGTGGCGCGTGGCATGCGCATCGCCGACATTCATGCAGACGTGTTTTTCACCCCGGACAGATAG
- the cueR gene encoding Cu(I)-responsive transcriptional regulator, whose amino-acid sequence MNIGTAATASGVSAKMIRHYEMIGLIKSANRTDSGYRVYTANDLETLRFIRRGRDLGFSIEKIRQLMTLWRDPGGASCDVKRIVMEHVVDLEAKMHTLRDMADTLRNLATYCPDNGEPDCPIIQDLAQSEDPDFVPVAVVPKRSGMLKGTSGAVTELPRLMK is encoded by the coding sequence ATGAATATCGGCACAGCCGCCACCGCGTCAGGCGTTTCTGCGAAGATGATCCGTCATTACGAAATGATCGGCCTGATCAAATCGGCAAACCGCACGGATTCCGGATACCGGGTCTATACGGCCAACGATCTGGAAACGCTGCGCTTCATAAGGCGCGGACGCGACCTTGGTTTCTCGATCGAAAAGATCAGGCAGCTCATGACGCTGTGGCGTGATCCGGGCGGTGCGTCCTGTGATGTCAAGCGCATCGTCATGGAACATGTCGTCGACCTCGAGGCGAAGATGCATACGCTTCGGGACATGGCCGATACGCTGCGAAACCTCGCAACCTATTGCCCCGATAATGGCGAGCCGGATTGCCCGATCATTCAGGACCTGGCGCAATCCGAAGATCCCGATTTTGTTCCGGTAGCGGTTGTGCCCAAGCGTTCGGGAATGCTGAAGGGCACTTCCGGGGCGGTGACGGAATTGCCGCGCCTCATGAAATAA
- a CDS encoding ABC transporter permease codes for MWIQILQRFLILCLMLAIVSVIAFLLPYMAGGDPARTILFSRMRDTALDPHAVEALRVSLGLDRPLYVQYFAWLSSALRGDLGFSFTSSQPVAGELLRSLGVSVTLALTALAIAVAVALPLGTLAAMRPGGRLDNFATLMIQTFVATPEYWFAPMSALVFALYLGWLPSAGWESWRSLVLPALTLTLRPLAYFTQVTRAAMAEVLRAPYITAARSRGLGMHGTVMRHGIRNGSLPVVTFFALWLAGLLGGSVVVEVIFAIPGMGRLLYDAVVNRDIPMLQGGFICIVALSILINTLADGLYVLINPAMRGHHDH; via the coding sequence ATGTGGATACAGATATTGCAACGCTTCCTTATCCTGTGCCTGATGCTGGCCATCGTTTCCGTCATCGCGTTTCTTTTGCCCTATATGGCGGGTGGCGATCCGGCCCGCACCATCCTGTTTTCGCGTATGCGCGATACCGCTCTCGATCCGCATGCGGTGGAGGCGCTGAGGGTGAGCCTCGGTCTCGACCGGCCGCTTTACGTGCAATATTTCGCCTGGCTGTCCAGTGCGCTGCGCGGCGATCTCGGCTTCTCCTTCACCAGTAGCCAGCCCGTGGCCGGTGAGCTTTTGCGCTCGCTCGGCGTATCGGTGACACTGGCGTTGACGGCGCTGGCAATCGCGGTCGCCGTCGCCCTGCCGCTCGGCACGCTGGCCGCGATGCGCCCGGGCGGACGGCTCGATAATTTCGCGACGCTGATGATCCAGACATTCGTCGCAACGCCGGAATACTGGTTTGCGCCGATGTCGGCGCTGGTCTTTGCGCTTTATCTCGGCTGGCTGCCGTCAGCGGGATGGGAAAGCTGGCGTTCCCTGGTGCTTCCGGCTCTCACCCTGACGCTGCGCCCGCTCGCTTATTTCACGCAGGTGACGCGTGCCGCCATGGCCGAGGTTCTGCGTGCGCCTTATATCACGGCGGCGCGCAGCCGCGGGCTCGGCATGCATGGCACGGTCATGCGCCACGGCATCCGCAACGGCTCGCTGCCGGTGGTCACCTTCTTCGCCCTGTGGCTTGCCGGCCTCCTGGGCGGATCGGTGGTCGTGGAGGTGATCTTCGCCATCCCCGGCATGGGCCGGCTGCTTTATGACGCGGTGGTCAATCGGGACATCCCGATGCTGCAGGGCGGGTTCATCTGCATCGTCGCCCTGTCCATCCTGATCAATACCCTGGCCGATGGCCTCTATGTCCTGATCAATCCAGCCATGCGAGGTCACCATGACCATTAG
- a CDS encoding ABC transporter permease, translated as MTISHFPAATAAALPMTTPKRPSTLSRFTDFIRRRHWTFYAGSVIFLAIILLLVVAPWISPYNPAQQNLRLRLNAPSATYWLGTDHLGRDVLSRLLIGGRFTVTIAAITVILSVAIGTFVGIISGRSRGILDEVLMRVVDLLIAIPDVVIAIFLVAIFGPGYGTLIASLTIVGWTPFARLARGLTLSINSREYIRAAEVLGCTRRFIIFRHIIPNTIWPIAAVAFLRFGHKLITVGGLSFLGLGVQPPAADWALMLADAQAYAERMPVLVIAPGLAIFLSALSVTWIGHGLNLETKKQNGH; from the coding sequence ATGACCATTAGTCACTTTCCAGCCGCGACAGCCGCCGCCTTGCCGATGACCACGCCCAAGCGCCCCTCGACGCTCTCCCGTTTCACCGACTTCATCCGTCGGCGACACTGGACCTTCTATGCGGGATCGGTGATCTTTCTCGCCATCATCCTGCTATTGGTCGTCGCCCCGTGGATTTCGCCCTACAATCCCGCACAGCAGAACCTGCGCCTGCGACTGAATGCGCCAAGCGCCACCTATTGGCTGGGAACGGACCATCTGGGGCGCGACGTGCTCAGCCGGCTGCTGATCGGCGGTCGTTTCACGGTCACGATTGCCGCCATCACCGTCATTCTCTCGGTCGCCATCGGCACCTTCGTCGGCATCATCAGCGGCCGCAGCCGCGGCATTCTCGATGAGGTCCTGATGCGCGTGGTGGATCTGCTCATCGCCATACCGGACGTGGTGATCGCCATCTTCCTCGTCGCCATCTTCGGCCCGGGATATGGAACGCTCATCGCGTCGCTGACAATCGTTGGCTGGACGCCCTTTGCGCGGCTGGCGCGCGGGCTGACATTGTCGATCAATTCACGCGAATATATCCGCGCGGCGGAAGTGCTCGGCTGCACGCGGCGCTTCATCATCTTCCGGCATATCATCCCGAACACGATCTGGCCGATTGCGGCCGTGGCGTTCCTGCGCTTTGGCCACAAGCTGATCACGGTGGGCGGGCTGTCGTTTCTGGGCCTCGGCGTCCAGCCGCCTGCCGCCGACTGGGCATTGATGCTGGCCGATGCGCAGGCCTATGCGGAACGCATGCCCGTTCTCGTCATCGCCCCCGGTCTGGCGATTTTCCTGTCGGCGCTCAGCGTGACATGGATTGGCCACGGGCTGAACCTGGAGACCAAAAAACAGAATGGTCATTGA